The following proteins are encoded in a genomic region of Desertibacillus haloalkaliphilus:
- a CDS encoding DUF2626 domain-containing protein, translating into MDRMFRVLAFWTGIFSVLFYVGDMLNMALLFFAQTGAFLALGYLNLSERMYMYIFGAYLTVFFVGFTYYSTFIMVPGVGGH; encoded by the coding sequence ATGGATCGGATGTTTCGAGTACTAGCTTTTTGGACAGGGATCTTTTCTGTCTTATTCTATGTTGGAGATATGTTAAACATGGCTTTGCTATTTTTCGCTCAAACAGGCGCATTCTTAGCTTTAGGTTATTTGAATTTATCTGAGCGTATGTATATGTACATCTTTGGCGCGTATTTAACAGTATTCTTTGTCGGCTTTACCTACTACTCAACATTTATTATGGTGCCGGGTGTTGGTGGTCACTAA